The following is a genomic window from Deinococcus sp. LM3.
CCGCCGGGTCCGGCAGGTGGGCCAGCGCGACGCGGGTGCCGGGGGTCAGCGATCCAGCTCCGCGCGCCCGCAGCGTGGGCGGCCGGGCCGGGCCGCGCAGCGTGAACAGGTCGTCCACCCGGCAGTGCAGGGCGGCGGCCAGCCGGAAGGCCAGCAGCGTACCGGGCACCGAGTCGCCCACCTCGATCTTGTGCAGCGCCTGCCGGGAGATCCCCAGCTGCCGCGCCAGGTCCGACGCGCCCACCCCCAGGCCCTGACGCCGCTCGCGGACCCGTGGTTCCAGGGTCGGGAGCGGGTCGGGAATCATGCCGCAGGTTAACTGTGGGTTGACAGGGCGTCAAGCCTGGATGACATCGGGAGTCGGATGGAAGATCACCGCCGGCCCCGCCCGGAGGCCAGCGTGAAGGAGGCTATAGGCCTCAGCGGGAGGGGGTGCGCGAACGCTTCTGCTCGTACAGCCGGTGATCGGCCTGTTGCAGGGCCGCCGCATGGTCCTCGGACCCGCCCGGCCACTGCGACACCCCGAACGACGCCCCCGCATCCGGGAACCCCGCCCGGTGCACGGCCGCGACCGCACCCGCCACCCAGGTGCCCAGCGTTCCGTCATCCGTCCCGGGCCGCAGCAGCGCGAACTCGTCCCCGCCGATCCGGTAGGCCGCGCCGCCCGGCGGGCACCCGTCCCGCAGAGCCTGACCGAACACCCGCAGCAGTTCGTCCCCGGCCGCGTGGCCCTGCGTGTCGTTCACGACTTTCAGTCCGTCCACGTCCACCACGGCCAGCTGCCCGGCCGGCAGTTCGGCGTCTTCCAGGAACGCTCGGCGGTTCCCCAGCCCCGTCAGCAGGTCGGTGCGCGCCGAGGCTTCGGCCTGCCGCGTGATTTCCCGCATGCTCATGGCCTGCCGCATGACGTTCGCCGCCGCCTCGAACAGCTCCCGCTGCCGCGCCGACCAGCGCGCCTCCGGGCGCAGGACCGCGAAGATCATCACGAAGGCCTGCCCCCCGTACGTGCCCAGCGGCAGCCACGCGATCGCCTGCGCGCCCGCCTGCACCACCGCCTCCGAGGCGCCCGGCAGCGCCGCGTACTGCTGCTCGTAGCGCGCCTCGACGCCCTGCGCGACCGACCACACGATCCCCTCGCCTGGAGGAAGCGCCCGCGGCATCAGATCCGAGAACGCCTGCCCGGCCGGCGTGACGTTCCACATGTTCAGCGCCGAACTGCCCCCGGCCTCCACCGCCGCCAGCGCCGCCCAGTCCACCTGCGCGGCCTGCGCGACCAGCTCGATCGCGAAGGCCGCCGTGTCCTGCGGCGGCAGGTCCAGCTGCGTCAGGGTGCTGACCCCCAGCAGCGCCTCGTTCACCGCCTGCGTTTCCCGCAGGAAACTCACCATCTGCGCGCGCCCCTGCGCCTCGGTTTCCAGTTCCCGTTTCGTGAACCGCAGTTCCAGTTCGCTGACGACCATCCCGGCCAGATCCGTCAGGGCCGCCTGATCCTCCGCGCTGAACGCCGCGCGCGGCTGCGGATCGATCACGCACAGGCTGCCCAGCTTGAACCCGTCCGGCGTGACCAGCGGCGCGCCCGCGTAGAAGCGGATGAACGGCTCGCCCGTCACCAGCGCGTTCCCGGCGAAGCGCGGGTCCTGCCGCGCGTCCGGAATGACCATCACCCCGTCCCCCAGAATCGCGTGCGCGCAGAACGACAGCGACCGGTCGGTCTGCCGGGTATCCAGGCCCAGGCAGGCCTTGAACCACTGCCGGTCCTGATCCACCAGTGAAATCAGCGCGATGGGCGCCCCGAACAGCCGCGCGGCCAGATGCGTGACCCGGTCGAAGGCCCGTTCGGGCAGCGTGTCGAGCACCGCGTACCGGGCCAGCGCGGCCAGCCTCTGCTGTTCAGTCTCCGCTCCGTGGCTCATGCGTCCATCATGCCAGACGCGCGCCCTCCCGGTCGGAAGAACCGCCCGTCCGGGGAGGGGAACGGGACGGTCAGGGCAGCGGCACGTCGTCCCAGTCCAGCGCCGTTCCCCGCAGCGGCACGGCCTGCAGCGCCCCCAGCGCCTCGCGCAGCGACCGCAACGCCGCCTGCACCTCCTGTTCCGCCTGCACCGACACGTCCGGGGCCGGCCCCCGTGACCGCCGGAATGAGAACAGCCCCCGCGCCGCGACCGGCTGGGTCGCCCGTGCCTGCGCGTCCAGCGCCCCGGCCAGCGTCTGCGTGAGGGCCGCCACCTGCGCCTCCAGGCTGCCGGGAATGACTTCCAGCACCCCGCCCGCCGCCACCACCGCGTGCAGCGGGGCCGGATCGGTCCCCAGCGGCGCGCCGCAGCGGCCCAGCAGGTGCTGCGCGTGCCCCAGCGACGACCCCAGCCCCACGCTGGCTCCCGGCCGTTGCAGGCGCTCGCCCAGCAGCGCCGCGACCTCCGGGGCCGGGCCGGGCAGCAGCAGCAGCCGCAGCCAGTGGCCGCGTTGCCGGTGCGCGTGAATCACCGACACCGCCTGCCCCGCGCGGTACGTCAGGTCGTCGCTGTGCAGGATCTGTTCCAGCAGCGCCGGACGCCGCGCCGCGCCAGCAGCGGAACCGGGTACCGTTGAAGAAAACGGAAGGGAATCGGACGGCATGGCCTGCATGGTAGGTCATCGGGCCGCTGCCCAGACCCGGCCGGCCTGAGCAGGAGGGCCGGGTCTGCCCAGGCTGGGCTCCCGGCCACCTGACCTGGGAGACGCGGAACGCCGGGGGATCACGCGCTGGGCGCCGCTGGGCGGGCCCCGCCCTCCCCGGCCGCGCCGGCCAGCATCACCCGGTTGCGCCCGGCGCGCTTGGCGGCGTACAGGGCGTCGTCCGCCTGCCGGAAGGCGCCGCGCAGGTCCTCCCCGGCCGGCCAGTCGCTCACGCCGACACTCACGGTCACGCGCAGGTCGTTCCACACGGCCCGCTCGACCGCCGCGCGCAGCCGCTCGGCCAGCCGCGCCGCGCCCCCCAGGTCCAGCGGCGCCCACACGATGAACTCCTCGCCGCCCCAGCGGGCCGTCACGGCGCCGCCCGGCACGTGCCCCGCCAGGACCCGCCCGACGGCGGCCAGCACCTCGTCTCCCACCGCGTGCCCGTGGCGGTCGTTGACGGCCTTGAAGGCGTCCACGTCCAGGACCAGCAGCGCCCCGGCCTCCCGGCGCGGCCGGTCACCGGTCTGCTCCTCGAACCCCCGGCGGTTGAGCAGGCCGGTCAGGGCGTCCCGTGACGCCAGTTCCCGCAGCGCGTGCGTGCGCCCCGCCAGTTCCGAGAGGGTGCTGCGCATCACCACGCCCACCACCAGCAGCGAGAACATGCCTGTATTCACCCACTGCGCCGTGCGAAGCTGCTGCGGCGGCACGCCGCTGAGCAGCGAGACTTCCAGCCGGTACGCGATCAGCAGCCCCACCGACAGCGGAATGGACGCGCGCGGCGGCAGCACCAGCAGCAGGCCCGTCACGATGAACAGCAGCACGTTCCCCAGCAGGTCGAAACTCAGGACCTGCTCGGGCCGCTGCGCGTACAGCGTCAGGAACCCCGCGCCGCTGAGGGTCAGCAGCCCCGCGAACACCCGCTCGGCCAGCGGCAGCCGCGCCGGACGTCTGCCCACCAGGACGAACAGCAGCAGCGACCCGGTCATGACGCCCAGGTGCAGCGCGGCCGTCAGCCACGCCCGGCGGCTCAGCAGATCCAGCAGCAGCAGCGTCAGACCCGGCGCGGCGCACAGCAGCGCGAACAGGTACCCGCGCAGCTTCACCCGGACGACCTCGGGCGCGTCTGTCCAGGCCGGGTCCCCGGAACGGCCGCTTCCGCCTGACCACCACGCCGCCAGCCGCCCGGCGGGAGCGGGGCGGCGCGGCGAAACGTGCGTGCGGAGCGGTCTGCGCATCATCCTCCGGGTTTACCTGCCCGCAGCATGGCGCGCCCCGCCTCACGAAATTCTTTCCGCGTGGGCAGCGGGCAGGGGGAGGGAGCCGCACCGGCCCTCCTCCCCCTGCCCGCCGGGCGCCGGGTGCCGCGTCAGGGCACGAGCACCTCGAAGCACACCCGCCGCGTGTCCCCGACGGCCAGATCCGGCAGGCGCACCGTGACGGTCCGGGTCACGATCTCGCCGGCGTCGGTGTCGGCGGCGTCGGTCAGCGCCGCGCCTTCCAGGGTCAGGCTGCCCGGCACGTACGCCGCGACGCCCTGCAACGTGTCCGAGACGGTCACGCCCGTCAGGAGGTCGGGGGTGGTGTTGCGGACGTTCAGGCAGTAACGCAGGCGCTCGTTCGGCAGGGCGTCCACGGCGGTGGCGACCACGCCGTCGGCCCGCGTGAGGTTCTCCACGGTCTTGACGAGTTCCGCGCCGGGCGTGACGGTGGTCGTGTCGGTCACGCTGGCGAGGTCCTGCACGTCCGGCCGCCCGGCCCAGACGAGGCTGGCGGTCGCGAAGGTCGCGCGGGTCGTGCCGACCGCCGTGCCGGCCGGGACGGTCACCTCGACCTCCAGCGCGCAGCTGCGCAGGCGGCCGTCCGGCAGGCGCGGCCAGCTGCCGTCCACGGTGACGCTGCTCACGGCGGTCCGTTCGGCGTCGCTGACTACGCCGTTGCAGTCGCTGTCCAGGAACACCTGCCCGCTGAACCCGCCGGTGGTGGCAAAGGAGACCGTGCCGGTCGTGCCGGGCGTGAAGGTGTGGGCGTAGCGCACGGTCAGCGGCGCCTCGCCCCGTCCGCTGCGGTCGGGGGTCAGGCCGACCCGTCCGGTCAGGCCGGCATTCAGGGTCTGGTCCGCGCCGCTCGGGGTGGGCAGCGCGTAGTCGCGCAGGGCCGGGTCGCTCACGTCGCCGGTCAGGGCCGCCACGCCGTTCAGGCGCACGCCGGTCACGACCTCGGTGGCCGTCGCGCCGGACCGGAAGGTCACGCCGGTCCAGTCGCCCGGCACGTACAGCGTGTACGAGCCGTCTGCGGCGGTCACGGCGCTGCGGGTCACGGCTGCGCCCGCCCGGGTGCCGCTGACGGTCAGGGTGCGGGCGGCCAGGGCCGTCTCGTCGCCCTGCCGCGTCACGTCGTGGGCCGCGCCGCTCGCGCCGCGCCCGTCGTCACGGAACACCACGCCGCTCAGACGGTCGCCCTGGAACAGCCCGAACTCCTGCTCAGGAACCGAGGTGCTCGCGGCCGTGACGGTCACGGTGCGCGTGCCGTTCAGCGGGCTGACGAACACGAAGCCGCTGGGGTTCCCGGCGCTGGTCGCGGCGGCGGTGCGCGCGACCGGCAGGGTGTAGGTACCCTCGCCGAGCGCCAGCGTGAAGGTGCCGGCGCCGGCCGGAACCTGCGCGGAGGCCTGCACGCGCCCGCCCGTCACGGCGTTCACGAAGGTGGTGGGGCCGTCCCAGCTCTCGGCGTCGCGCGCGCCGTCGGGTTGGCGGTCGTGGTACACCACGCCGGTGACCGTGCAGACGTTCCCGACGCCGCCGACCGTGAACACGGCCTCGCCGATGCCGATGCCCAGCAGGCGCAGCAGCTGATCGACCGTGGCCATCAGCACGGTTTCCAGCACGGGCCGCAGGACCAGTCCCAGGGTGCTCAGGACCGGGGACAGCGCCGCGCTGATCGTGCTCGTCACGAGCGCCGTGGGGACCAGCGGCGCGGGGTCGCGGAGTTCCAGGGTGAGGTTGCCGGGCGTGCCCAGGCTGGTCAGCAGCGTGCCGACCAGCGTGCCGACGGCGGCGCTGCTGCTGCCGACCGTGTACGTCTGCGGGTAGGGGGGAGCGGCGGTGACGGTCGCCAGCGGGTAGGTGCCGTCCGCGAAGGCCCTGGCGCGGACGTTCAGCACGATCGGCACTTCCAGCAGGGGGGTGACCCGCACGCTCAGGTCCACCGTGCCGATGATCGCCTGCGTCAGCGAAGCGAAGGGGTTGGCGTTCGAGCGGTTGAAGAACACACTGTCGCTGATCTGTCCCAGGCCCAGCTGCGCCACTCCGGGCTGCGCGTCCAGGCTCAGCGCGCGGCTGATCGCGTCGACCGTGCCGATGGTGCCGCTGGCCTTCGCGACCTCCAGGTACAGGTCCAGGGTGGTCAGCGTGAGTTTCCCGTCGGTCAAACCGAGGACGTTCAGTTGCGTGCCGCCCAGGTCCACGTTCAGCTTGGCGCGGATGGCGGCCGTGTTGAACTGCGTGCCCTGCGGCCCGCAGCGGTACACCGGCGGCTCGATGACCTGCAGGTACACCCGCACGGTCGGCGTGACCGTGTTGACGCCCAGCCCCAGGCCCGACAGGCTCACGTTCAGGGCATTCAGCGTGACGGGCGTGGGGGTGGTCACGGCGTTGCGGTAGTTGAACAGCTGCACGCTGCCGGTCAGCAGGTTCAGCAGGTTCACCTGCGAGGTCAGGAACGCGGCGCTGCTCCCCTCCAGTTTCAGCAGGTCACCCAGCCGGATGGTGCCGTTCGGGGCCGACAGCGCGGGCCGCAGCAGGTTCAGGGCGTTCACGGCGGCCGTGTTCCCGGAGGTCTGCGCGGCCTGCGCGGCCACGTCCAGCACCTGCAGCAGCGTCACGTCGGCGTTCAGGGCCTCGCCGGTCGTGCCGACGCCCGCCTCGGCCGTCAGGGCGTCCAGAAACAGGCCCAGGTTCACGTCGGCGTTCGCGATGGCGTTCCAGTCGGCGGCGCTCAGGGTCAGGGACCCGCCGCCCAGCAGTCCCTGGAACAGGCCGTTCAGGATCACGCTGCGCTGCGAGTCCACGCTCAGCAGGCGCGGTCCGGCCGCGACGCACGCGACGGCCGAGCAGGACCCGGCCTGCGCGCCGGCGCTCCAGGGGGTGATCAGCAGGGTCAGCAGCAGTGCCAGGCGGGACAGCCAGTGCGGCGCCCGGTTCGGTCGGTTCATTCGGGGCATCAGCGGCCTCCAGACAGGTCGGCGCGGAGGAACACGCCGGGGTTGGCGCCGGTGGTCAGGCCGGCGGTCGTGCCGGTCGCGCCTGCGGTGTACCCGGCCACGAGGCGCAGGCCGTCGCTGATCCGGTAGCGCAGGTCCGCGCCGTAGGTGAGGTTCAGGGCGTTCAGGCCCGGTTGCGAGATCAGGTAGCCGTTCAGGCCGGCGCTCAGGCGGTCGGTGAGGGGCACGGTGACGCTCAGGCCCCCCTGGTAGGTGCTCTTGTCCCGTTCGGTGACGGGCACGCGGTACGCGAAGCTGGGTTGCAGCGACAGGCTGCGCGCCGGGGCGGCGTTCTGCGGCGGGGTCGCCTCGGCCGGCGCGGCCACCGGTTCGTCCGGCCCGGCCTCGTTCGGCTCCGGTTCACGGGTGGGCTGGTCACGGGTGGACTGGTCGGCCACGCGGCGCAGCGGGAACTGCGCGTCCAGGGCGACCTCGCCTTCCAGCACCGTGCCGACACTGCTGGAATCCGTGTTGCCCAGGCGGTGGTACTGCAGCAGCGCCACCCGGTCGGTCCGCCACGCGTGACTCAGGGTCATCTGCGCCTGCGTGGTGGGCAGCACCTGCACGCTGCCGTCCACGCTCAGGACGTGCTGGCCGAGCGTGCCGGTCGCGCCGCCGCGCACGGTCAGGCGGGTGTCGGTGCCGCGCGCGGCGTCCACGCCCAGCGACGCCGAGAAGGTCTCGCTCAGGTACCGCACGCCGAGGGCGCCGGTCGCGGAGTTCAGGCCGGTGGACAGTTCCCGCGCGACCGACGCGCTGACGTTCGCCTTGACACGCTCGGTCACGTTGATCGGCACGTCCACCCCGAACCGCGCGCGGCTGCTCTGACCGCTCGCGCCGGGCAGCTGGTACGACACGTTCAGGTTCGCGTTGCCCAGCTGCTGCTGCACGCCCACCTCGCCGATCAGCGACCCCTCCTCACCCCAGGTCTGCTGCAGGCGCCCGAGCAGGCTGGCGGTGGAACTCAGGCGGTAGTTGACGTTCAGGCGCGACTGCGGCCGGGCGCTGCCCAGCAGCGGCTGCGAGTGCTGCACCTCGGCGCTCGTGCGGTCCTGGGCGTAGCGGGCCAGGACCACGCCGTTCAGGCCGGTGCCGTGCTCGGCGGTCGGGAACACGACCTCCGCCCCGGCCCCGACGGTCCAGCGGGCGTCCAGCGGCCGGTCGGCGGTCAGTGAGACGCGCTGGTCGCCGGTCTGCACGCGGTGCTGGAGTTTCACGCCGAACGTCGCCTGCCGGTACGCGACCTCGCCCACGCCCCGCACCGTCGCGGCGTCCGGGGTGGGTTCGGCGGTGTACGCGGCGCTGGCCGTGACCGGCCCCTCGCGGTACTGCGCGTCGATCCCGAACCGGCCGCGCGGCGCTTCCGGGTCCAGCCGGTACGAGGCGAGCACCGTGAGCGGCAGCGTGCGGTACTGCACCTGCGCGCCGTACCGGAATTCGGACCCGGTGCGGGCCACGCCGCCGTCGAGGGTCCAGGGACCCTGCGCGTAGCTCAGGCCGGCGCCCAGCGTGAGTTCCAGGGCGCCGGCGCCCTGCGGCACGTACGCCACGGACAGCCGCTGCGGCTCGAAGTCCGGGCCGTACAGGCCCAGCGGGGACGCCAGGGTCAGGCGGCCGGTCAGCCCGTCGAGCTGGTAGTCGCGGCCCGCCTGGAGGGTCTGCTCGGCCGCGCCGCTGATCAGCGTCACGCGTTCGCTGCCCACGCGCGGCAGGCTGGACAGCAGGTAGCTGCGGCCCCCGTCCGGCTGGATGGTCTCGGTGACGCTTCCGGTGGGCGTGCGGGCCGCCAGGGCGCGCACGCTCCAGGGGCCGCGCCGGAGCTCGCCGCGCAGCGCACTGGCGCGCGGCAGGCTCGACAGCGGCGCCAGGGCCAGCGCGCCGTCGTAGTACCCGAGGCTCAGGTCGCGCCGCTCGTAGCGGAACGCGAAGCCCAGGTCGCTGCTGAGGTTCGTGCGGGACTCGGTGCCGCTGCCGGTCAGCGCGAAGCGTTTCCCGGCGGTGGCGGCCGAGGTCAGGGCGGGCAGGCCGGCCGTGTCGGCGGACGCCTGGAGGGCCCCGCCCAGCAGCGGCAACTCGGCGTACCCGCGCGCCTGCGCCTCGAAGCTCAGGCCGCTGGCCGGCGAGTACCGCACCCCGGCGCTCGCCTGGTACGTGACGACCGTCTCGTCCGGCACGTCCACGAACAGCGCGCGGGTCGCGCGCAGGTTCCCCAGCGCGGCCTGCACGTTCACGGTGCGGGCGCTGCTGAGGGGTTCCAGGCGCACGCGGGCCACGCCGCCGGTCAGGTTGACCTGGTAGCCGGCGGTCTGCGGGTCGGCGTCCGGGTCGAGCGGTTCGAGGTCCGTCGAGAGCGTGACCTGCCCGGCGCCGCTGGGCAGCCCCTGGGCGTCCACGGTGCGGACCAGCAGCGCCACCGGGGTGCTGCCGTCGGCGGTGACGCCCTCCTCAAGGCCCAGGTCCAGCCGCTCGGCCTGTCCGGGCACGCGGACGCGCACGCGGTCACTCTGCTGCCCGAAGGTCGCCTCGATCAGGTTCTCGCCGACGCTCAGGGGCAGGCCGATGTACACCAGCCGCGACACGCCCTGTCCCTGCCCGGCCTCGCCGAGCAGCGCTTCCGGGATGACCTGCCCGTTCACCTTCAGCGTGACGGGCACGTTCGACGGGCCTTCCAGCGTGACGTTCGTGCGGGCGCCCTCGGCGAGGATCACGCCGTCGCGCGGCGAGCGGATCAGGCCGTCGCGTTCCGTGGCGCTCAGGGTGGTGGCGCGGGCGGCGTCGGCGGCGTCCACGCTGCCGGACAGGATCAGGTCGCGTTCGCCCACGCGGGCGCTCAGGCCCAGCGGCTCGGGCGCGCCGATCACGCCGACGTGCGCGGCCGTGTACGCCAGCGTCCCGCCGGTCGTGCCGGCCGGGAGGGTCCAGTACAGGCGGCCGCCCTCCCCGACGCGCGGGTCCGGCAGCACCGTGACGCGGTCCCCGACGCGCAGTTCGCTGCTGCCCGAGCGGTACGCCGCGCCCTCGGGCGGTAGGTGCGCGGCCAGCAGCGAGCCGGTGGTCAGGCCCCGCACGCTGAACGGCAGGGTGATCACGGTCGAGCGGGTGGCCTGCGGGCGGGCCGTGAAGGTCAGCGGTCCGCTCAGCGGCGCGCCGGCGATCTGGCCGTCCACCTCGGGCGTGACGGTCAGGGTCGTGACGCCCTCCTCGGCGGTCGTGTACGGCAGGCGGGCGACGGCGCTGCCGTACGGCGCGAGCGTCACCTGCGGGCGGGTGTCCTCCGGTTCGGCCAGCGTCTCGTCCTGCGGGGCGGGGGGCGCGCCGTCCGCTTCCGGGCGGATCTGCACGCGCGGCGCCTGCACCGCCACGGTGGGCGGCACGGCGACGCTGCCCAGCGTGACCGTCACGGGGCGCCCGGTGGGGTTCTGCACGAACACCGGCAGTTCCGCCCCGAAGCCCGCCTCCTGCGGCGCGGCCGGCAGGACCCGCAGGCCCAGCAGGGTGCGGCGCAGCGCGGCGCTCAGGTTCAGCGGGGCCAGGTCGCCGGCGCCGCTGACCTGCACGGCGCCGCTCTCGGGCGCGCCGAAGGCGACGCGGGCGGTCCACTCGCGCCGCACGGTCCCGCCGGCCGGCACGACCAGCGGGCCGGCCGGGGTGTCCTGCGGGGTCAGCCACGCGGGCCACTGCACCGTCAGGTCGCCGCTCAGCGCGGCCGCGCCCGCGTTGCGGGCGTCCAGCGTGACGGTCACGGTCTCGCCGGGCAGCGGGTCGGCCGGCGTGACGCTCAGCGCGGCGCGCAGGTCCGGCCGGCCTTCCGCGAACGGCACGCGGGTCGCGGTCGCACCCAGCGTGACGGTCACGGCGGCGTCCGCGCCCTGCGGCGTGCCTTCCAGCGTCAGGGTGCGGCTCTCGCCCTCGTCCAGCGTGAGGGTCGTGACCGGCTGGCCGTCCTCGTCCCGCAGGCCAGCGCCGCTGACGCCCAAGCCGCTCAGGGTGACCGGCACGGTCAGCGGCGCGCCCGGATTCTCGACCGTCAGGGTCGCGCGGCCCGCCTCTTCCAGATCGCGGGTGGCGGTCACGATCAGGCGGCCCGGCTGGGTGCCCTGCACCTGCGCCGTGACCGGCTCGTCCAGGCCCGGCAGCGTCAGGCGCAGTTCCAGCGGGCCGGCCGTGCCGATCAGGACCGGCACCTCGGCCGTGACGGTCCCGCCGGCCGGAAGGGTGCGGGTGAGGTTCACGGGGCTGGCGACCAGTCCCTCGTCCAGGCTCAGGTCCGGCGTGAGGGTCAGCGCCTCGCTGTACGCCGAGCGCAGCGTGACGCGGGCGGTGACGGTGCTGCCGACCGGCGCGGAGGCCGGTACGTCCAGCGTGACGGTCACGTCCGGCTGCACGGTCAGCGTGACGTCGGCGCCGCCGGCTCCGACCGTCACCTCGGTCTGGTCCAGGCGGGCGCCGGCGCTGCTCAGGCGCAGGTCGTAGCGGCCTTCGGGCAGGTCCAGCAGCGTCCCGCCGACCGGAATGCGCACCGTGCGCGCCCCGCCCGTGAGGGCCGGGCCGCTGAGGTCCACGCTGACCGGAACGGCCGCGCCGTCCGGGCTGTTCAGGACGGCGCGCAGCGCGACCGGGGCCGCCTGCGCGCCGCTCAGCAGCAGGGCACTCAGGGCCAGCAGGCGCGGCAGTCGGCGCGGAAGGGAAGACGAGGTGGCGGGGCGGACAGGGGCGGAAGAAGGCGTGAGGGGGACCTTCATGGTTCTCTCCAGAGCACGTCCGGGTCGTTCGAGCCGGCCGGTGTGAGGGTGACGTACTGCAGTGTAATGGTGGAGTACAGGACGCCCAGCACGAAGGTGCGCGTCTCGCTGTCCGGGGTGGCGCGGTCCGTGACGGTCACGTCCTGCACCGGGCGGGCGCTGCTGACGGTCAGCGTGACGACGCTGCCGCCACCGGCAGTGGGGGCGACGCTGCGCGTGATCAGCAGCGGTCCCTGACGGACGGTGGTGTTCATGGGGGCGCCGGCGCCGGACGGCAGGCCGCTGCCCGTCACGGCGCTCGGCTGCTGCAGCGCGAAGTCCAGGCGGGTCAGGGCGAACACGTCCGCCACGCGCGGGCCGAAGCCCGGCACCGGCTCGAACGGCGCGGTGTCCCGGTCGAGCGTGACCAGCCAGGGGCCGGGTGTCAGGTTGCGCAGGGCGTAGCGGCCCATCTCGTCGGTCACGGCCTGCACGCCACTGGCGAGCAGCACGCGCGCGCCGGCGAGCGGGGAGTCCTGCGGGTCGCGGCGGCCGTTGCCGTTCACGTCCAGGAAGACCTCGCCGATCAGGGTGGCGCGGCGGTCGAACACGCCGGGCGTGACGCGCACGGTCGCGCTGGCCTCGTTGCTGCGCGTGACCTGCCCGTCCGGGCCGGTGACGATCGCCACGCCGGTCGCGCTGAGGTCCCGTTCGCGGCCCGAGCCGTCCACGGCGTCCACGCCGATGCGGGCGCGGTACGTGACGGTCAGGGTCTGCCCGGCGCTGACCGTGCCGGGCGTGAACGTGACCTGCCGCCCGTCGGCACTGACGGCCGCCGTGACCGGCGCGCCGTTCGCTCCGAGCTGGGCGCTGCTCGGCACGTAGCTCAGGCCGGCGGGCAGCGTCACGGTCAGGGACGCCGACCCCCCCTCGGGCACGCTGACCGGGAGGGTCAGGGTGAAGGTGGGTTCGTCGCCCGGCTGCGCCAGGACCGGGGCGACGCTGTGACTCAGCAGCAGCGCCGCGACGGGCCGCAGGCGCACCTGCGTGACGTTCACGCGGTCGCTGCGCCCGCCGCAGGTCGCGGCGAGGTTCACGTTCAGCGTGGCGGTCAGGGCGCGGGTGACGGTCACGGCGACCGTCACCTCCCGCGACTGTCCGGGGTTCAGGGTCAGGCTGGTCAGTTCGCGGGCGTCGGCGGCGGCGCTGTCCTGCACGCGCACCTGCACGCCCTCGGTGGGCTCGAGCAGGCTGGCGTTCAGGGTGACGGGACCACCCTGGTCGCCCTGCACGCTGACCGTGTACGGAATGAGGATGGTGCCGGGCGCGGCGCTGCTGATCACCCGCGCCGCGCCGGGCTGCCCGTCGGGCGTGACGCTGGGCGTGCAGGGCTCCTGCGCCCGCAGCGTCACGGTGTTCGACGGAATCAGGACCTGCGGGCCGCCGGGGACGGTGGCGCGCAGC
Proteins encoded in this region:
- a CDS encoding sensor domain-containing diguanylate cyclase, encoding MSHGAETEQQRLAALARYAVLDTLPERAFDRVTHLAARLFGAPIALISLVDQDRQWFKACLGLDTRQTDRSLSFCAHAILGDGVMVIPDARQDPRFAGNALVTGEPFIRFYAGAPLVTPDGFKLGSLCVIDPQPRAAFSAEDQAALTDLAGMVVSELELRFTKRELETEAQGRAQMVSFLRETQAVNEALLGVSTLTQLDLPPQDTAAFAIELVAQAAQVDWAALAAVEAGGSSALNMWNVTPAGQAFSDLMPRALPPGEGIVWSVAQGVEARYEQQYAALPGASEAVVQAGAQAIAWLPLGTYGGQAFVMIFAVLRPEARWSARQRELFEAAANVMRQAMSMREITRQAEASARTDLLTGLGNRRAFLEDAELPAGQLAVVDVDGLKVVNDTQGHAAGDELLRVFGQALRDGCPPGGAAYRIGGDEFALLRPGTDDGTLGTWVAGAVAAVHRAGFPDAGASFGVSQWPGGSEDHAAALQQADHRLYEQKRSRTPSR
- a CDS encoding GGDEF domain-containing protein, yielding MRRPLRTHVSPRRPAPAGRLAAWWSGGSGRSGDPAWTDAPEVVRVKLRGYLFALLCAAPGLTLLLLDLLSRRAWLTAALHLGVMTGSLLLFVLVGRRPARLPLAERVFAGLLTLSGAGFLTLYAQRPEQVLSFDLLGNVLLFIVTGLLLVLPPRASIPLSVGLLIAYRLEVSLLSGVPPQQLRTAQWVNTGMFSLLVVGVVMRSTLSELAGRTHALRELASRDALTGLLNRRGFEEQTGDRPRREAGALLVLDVDAFKAVNDRHGHAVGDEVLAAVGRVLAGHVPGGAVTARWGGEEFIVWAPLDLGGAARLAERLRAAVERAVWNDLRVTVSVGVSDWPAGEDLRGAFRQADDALYAAKRAGRNRVMLAGAAGEGGARPAAPSA